The genomic segment AAACGGCTTGTGTGAAATGTTCTTTATTTCATCCTTTTTTGTAGATATAGGGTCGATTTTTCTGCATGGTAAGATGAACGAACCAATGGTGCACTTTCCACTTGGGTGAACCCTTTCTTTAATCCAAGCTCTTTGTAAATGGCAAATTGGGCGGGAGTAATATATTCGGCTACCGCATAATGTTTATGCGTAGGCTGTAAATATTGTCCGATAGTAAGTAGCTGGCAATTTGCATTGCGTAAGTCATCCATTAGTTCTTCCACTTCATCCGGAGTTTCTCCAAGACCGACCATGATACCGGATTTGGTGGTGGTACCGCTTTCTGCTATTTGTCGCAGCACTTCAAGGCTTGTTTCATAGCGGGCTGCGCTCCGTACCAGTGGACTGATACGTTTCACTGTTTCCATATTATGGGAGATTATTTCCGGTTGGGCTTCGATTACTTTATCTATCAGCTCTTTTCTGCCCTGAAAGTCGGGAATTAATACTTCAACAGTCGTTTCGGGGTTGAGGCGTTTGATTTCACGAATCGTTTGCGCCCAATGAGCTGCACCAAGATCCGGCAGGTCATCCCTGTCCACAGAAGTGACAACGGCATGAGAGAGCTTCATTAAGGCGATAGATTCGGCTACGTGTACGGGTTCTTTCGGATCCAAGGGCATAGGTTTGCCAGTTTGCGTATTGCAGAATTTGCAGCAACGGGTACAGATGTCTCCGCCTATCATGAAAGTGGCTGTACCTCTTCCCCAACATTCTCCCATATTGGGACAGCGCCCACTGCTGCAGATTGTATGCAGGCAGTGGGATTCTACAATGCGCTTTGTTTCGGTGTAACGTTCGTTAGCGCCGATACTGATTTTGAGCCATTCCGGCTTACGTACTCTTTCAGTCATTTATTTTTTCAACTCCCGGTTAAAGAAATTCGTCAACTTGGTGTACAGATGTAAACGGGTGTTACCGCCAAATATACTGTGGTTACGATTGGTGTAAACCTGCATATCAAATTGCTTGTCAAGTTGTACGAGGTGCTCGGCGTATTCCACACAATTCTGGAAATGAACGTTGTCGTCAGCCATGCCATGTACTAATAACAGGTTACCATGCAAATTGTTGGCACGTGTAAAGGCGGATGAAGCTTTATAACCTTCGGCGTTTTCTTTCGGGGTGCGCATGAAACGCTCACCGTATACGGTATCGTAATAATTCCAGTCGGTGACCGGAGCAACGGCAACTCCTGCTTTGAACACCGGAGTTCCTTCACTCATGCTCATAATGGTCATGTATCCGCCATAACTCCAGCCCCATATGCCGATACGGTCTTTGTCCACATAAGGTTGCCGTCCCAAATATAAAGCCGTTTCTACCTGGTCTTTGGCTTCTTTGATACCGAGGTTCAGATAAGTTACTTTGGCAAATTCCGCACCGCGTCCGCCGGTTCCACGTCCGTCTACACATACTACAACGTATCCTTGAGATGCCATATATGTCTCCCAACTCACACCGAACTTGTCAAGAACCTGTTGCGAACCGGGACCGCTGTACTGATACATCAAAGCCGGATATTTTTTGCTGGAGGAGAAGTTGGTCGGCTTCATCATCCAACCGTTCAGGGTAATTCCGTCAG from the Bacteroides eggerthii genome contains:
- the lipA gene encoding lipoyl synthase; this translates as MTERVRKPEWLKISIGANERYTETKRIVESHCLHTICSSGRCPNMGECWGRGTATFMIGGDICTRCCKFCNTQTGKPMPLDPKEPVHVAESIALMKLSHAVVTSVDRDDLPDLGAAHWAQTIREIKRLNPETTVEVLIPDFQGRKELIDKVIEAQPEIISHNMETVKRISPLVRSAARYETSLEVLRQIAESGTTTKSGIMVGLGETPDEVEELMDDLRNANCQLLTIGQYLQPTHKHYAVAEYITPAQFAIYKELGLKKGFTQVESAPLVRSSYHAEKSTLYLQKRMK